A region from the Streptomyces lydicus genome encodes:
- a CDS encoding M1 family metallopeptidase: MIRCSRRVLIRGAAVLPLAATVADGLLAPPDHRYFPTHGTYAHHTVSYDLQLAYDPGSGSLDGRARINAVADRPLERVELDLAQLAAHSARIDGNKVRARQYRGKLLLDTPYPLAEGAPFTVEVGYGGRPRPVRSPFGPIGWDRTGDLHDGTLVASQPLGAPSWFPCNDRPDDKAAFTFRVSVPYGHHALANGTLRERRRSGRSECWTYHHPGPMAPYLAALYTGRFSHDGDPVHVGAAGSSVALHNAYPARLAERARHDLARQPDMLRAFSGYFGDYPFEAYGAVVVDAELGAPVENQTLSVFGSNHIDGRRGWETLVAHEIAHQWYGNSVSLRDWRDIWLNEGFATYAEWLWSEHLGEDSADQLARQEWHSLHRRSQDLRIADPGQRRIFDDRIYVRGACTLHALRRAMGDHRFFSMLRTWHQTHRGASVDTAAFVAHAGRWATRPIKPLLHSWLYERPLPPFPPGLG; encoded by the coding sequence GTGATCCGGTGCAGCCGCCGCGTCCTCATCAGAGGCGCGGCGGTGCTTCCGCTCGCCGCGACCGTCGCCGACGGCCTCCTGGCACCGCCCGACCACCGCTACTTCCCGACCCACGGCACCTATGCCCACCACACCGTCTCCTACGACCTGCAACTGGCCTACGACCCGGGCAGCGGCAGCCTCGACGGACGGGCCCGCATCAACGCCGTGGCCGACCGGCCCCTGGAGCGGGTCGAACTCGATCTGGCACAACTGGCCGCCCACAGCGCACGGATCGACGGGAACAAGGTCCGGGCCCGCCAATACAGGGGAAAGCTGCTCCTGGACACGCCGTACCCACTCGCCGAGGGAGCCCCCTTCACCGTGGAAGTCGGTTACGGAGGGCGGCCGCGGCCGGTCCGCTCGCCGTTCGGACCGATCGGCTGGGACCGCACCGGCGACCTGCATGACGGCACGCTGGTCGCCTCCCAGCCCCTGGGCGCCCCCTCCTGGTTCCCGTGCAACGACCGTCCCGACGACAAGGCCGCTTTCACCTTCCGGGTGAGCGTCCCGTACGGTCACCACGCCCTGGCCAACGGCACCCTGCGGGAGCGCCGCCGCAGCGGCCGCTCGGAATGCTGGACCTACCACCACCCCGGGCCCATGGCCCCTTATCTCGCTGCCCTTTACACCGGCCGCTTCAGCCACGACGGCGATCCCGTACACGTCGGCGCGGCCGGTTCGTCCGTCGCGCTGCACAACGCCTACCCCGCACGGCTGGCCGAGCGTGCACGGCATGACCTGGCCCGCCAGCCCGACATGCTCCGGGCGTTCAGCGGCTACTTCGGCGACTACCCCTTCGAGGCGTACGGCGCGGTGGTCGTCGACGCCGAACTCGGCGCCCCGGTGGAGAACCAGACGCTGTCCGTGTTCGGCAGCAACCACATCGACGGACGGCGCGGCTGGGAGACACTCGTGGCCCACGAGATCGCCCACCAGTGGTACGGCAACAGCGTCAGCCTGCGCGACTGGCGCGACATCTGGCTCAATGAAGGCTTCGCCACCTACGCGGAGTGGCTCTGGTCGGAACACCTCGGCGAGGACAGTGCCGACCAGCTCGCCCGGCAGGAGTGGCACTCACTCCACCGCCGCAGCCAGGACCTGCGCATCGCCGACCCCGGCCAACGCCGCATCTTCGACGACAGGATCTACGTACGCGGCGCCTGCACCCTGCACGCCCTGCGGCGAGCCATGGGCGACCACCGTTTCTTCAGCATGCTCCGCACCTGGCACCAGACCCACCGCGGCGCAAGCGTCGACACCGCCGCATTCGTGGCCCACGCGGGCCGTTGGGCCACCCGCCCCATCAAACCCCTGCTGCACTCATGGCTCTACGAAAGGCCGCTGCCGCCGTTCCCGCCCGGCCTCGGCTGA
- a CDS encoding DUF6545 domain-containing protein, whose product MAAVREKAAHGAVAQAYWIKAALAATAGGAPPGPVAAFEQPATVDQAGEVAWLRQVARAYRKSSTAQAQSLLTTAEEAA is encoded by the coding sequence ATGGCGGCTGTCAGGGAGAAGGCCGCGCACGGTGCCGTCGCTCAGGCGTACTGGATCAAGGCCGCGCTCGCGGCCACGGCGGGAGGAGCGCCCCCGGGCCCGGTCGCGGCGTTTGAGCAGCCCGCGACCGTCGACCAGGCCGGAGAGGTCGCATGGCTGCGCCAAGTGGCCAGGGCCTACCGGAAGAGCAGCACGGCGCAGGCGCAGAGCCTGCTCACGACCGCGGAGGAAGCCGCATGA
- a CDS encoding esterase-like activity of phytase family protein, with protein MTIRSGLSATLAAVVTAATLTAAAAPAQAASRIRACLPSASLNGFSDALDKTSLDGVYAGNLSSLAVDANGRLAALSDRSQLFSLDRHDRPDGVMALADENGRQLDSEGLAIERDGDRLVTSEYEPSVRRYDRHGRLLGQLPVPENLKAYKIANRIFEGLTSDGRTLVASMEGWLTKDGTGIRRFQTWQRGHRGEYRVSSQFAYMGDTGYGISGWRSAPLSMRRRGSPSRPTPSWATSRGWRLPAGAMEFSV; from the coding sequence ATGACGATTCGTTCCGGCCTGAGCGCCACTCTCGCCGCGGTGGTGACCGCCGCGACCCTCACGGCCGCAGCAGCGCCCGCTCAGGCCGCTTCCCGTATCCGTGCCTGCTTGCCCTCCGCGAGCCTGAACGGGTTCTCCGATGCGCTGGACAAGACGAGCCTCGACGGGGTCTACGCCGGCAACCTGTCCTCCCTCGCGGTAGACGCCAACGGCCGTCTCGCCGCGCTGTCCGACCGCTCGCAGCTCTTCTCCCTCGACCGGCACGACCGCCCTGACGGCGTGATGGCTCTCGCCGACGAAAACGGCCGGCAACTCGACTCCGAGGGGCTGGCGATCGAGCGCGACGGCGACCGGCTGGTGACGTCGGAATACGAGCCGTCCGTGCGGCGATACGACCGCCATGGCCGGCTCCTCGGGCAACTCCCTGTCCCCGAAAATCTCAAGGCGTACAAGATCGCCAACCGGATTTTCGAGGGCCTGACGTCGGATGGCCGAACCCTCGTCGCGAGCATGGAGGGGTGGTTGACGAAGGACGGTACCGGCATCCGTCGCTTCCAGACGTGGCAGCGCGGGCACCGGGGCGAGTACCGCGTCAGCAGCCAGTTCGCGTACATGGGCGACACCGGCTACGGCATCTCGGGCTGGAGGAGTGCCCCTCTCTCGATGCGCCGACGCGGTTCCCCGTCCAGGCCAACCCCCTCGTGGGCAACGTCGAGGGGATGGCGGTTACCGGCCGGCGCCATGGAGTTCTCTGTCTGA